One genomic window of Microbacterium testaceum StLB037 includes the following:
- a CDS encoding GTP pyrophosphokinase — translation MADSLDDQQITVSSAALRAMRDEFQRFLMEYRFGLAEVDTKIAILREEFQEMHDYNPIEHVSSRVKTPDSLVDKVRRKGIDTDFDSIRAAITDIAGIRVTCSFIDDAYRLSDLLTQQDDITVRDVKDYIANPKANGYKSLHVIVEVPVFLSTGRVQVPVEVQFRTIAMDFWASLEHKIYYKYDRLVPADLLDQLKDAADTAAELDTRMERLHREIRGPRPGVVSL, via the coding sequence ATGGCCGATTCGCTGGACGATCAGCAGATCACCGTCTCGAGCGCGGCTCTGCGCGCCATGCGCGACGAGTTCCAGAGATTCCTCATGGAGTACCGCTTCGGTCTCGCCGAGGTGGACACGAAGATCGCGATCCTGCGCGAAGAGTTCCAGGAGATGCACGACTACAACCCGATCGAGCACGTCTCGAGCCGGGTCAAGACGCCCGACAGTCTTGTCGACAAGGTGCGGCGCAAGGGCATCGACACCGACTTCGACTCCATCCGCGCCGCGATCACCGACATCGCGGGCATTCGCGTGACGTGCAGCTTCATCGACGACGCGTACCGCCTCTCCGACCTGCTCACGCAGCAGGACGACATCACCGTGCGCGACGTGAAGGACTACATCGCGAACCCGAAGGCGAACGGGTACAAGAGCCTCCACGTCATCGTCGAGGTTCCCGTCTTCCTCTCGACCGGACGGGTGCAGGTGCCCGTCGAAGTGCAGTTCCGCACGATCGCGATGGACTTCTGGGCGAGCCTCGAGCACAAGATCTATTACAAGTACGACCGTCTCGTGCCCGCCGACCTCCTCGACCAGTTGAAGGATGCCGCCGACACGGCCGCCGAGCTCGACACGCGCATGGAGCGCCTCCACCGTGAGATCCGCGGACCCCGACCCGGGGTGGTCTCCCTCTGA
- the glgX gene encoding glycogen debranching protein GlgX, with protein sequence MSDVQQLWPGSSYPLGATYDGNGTNFALFSEGAEKVELCLFDEDGTETRFELIDVDAFVWHAYLPNILPGQRYGYRVYGEYAPAEGKRFNPSKLLLDPYAKAVEGQIDWGQPVFSYEFGDPDSFNDEDSAAHMMKGVVVNPFFDWSGDRQPKTPYAETFIYEAHVKGLTQLHPDVPEELRGTYAGIAHPAVIDHLRKLGVTAIELMPVHQFVNDSTLEEKGLSNYWGYNTIAFLAPQNTYSSTGDHGQQVQEFKAMVKALHAAGIEVILDVVYNHTAEGNHMGPTLSMRGIDNEAYYRLEDDDKRYYTDYTGTGNSMNVGNPHTLQLIMDSLRYWVLEMHVDGFRFDLASTLAREFYEVDRLAAFFELVQQDPIVSQVKLIAEPWDVGPGGYQVGNFPPQWTEWNGKYRDTVRDFWRGEPQALAEFASRLTGSADLYEHSGRFPVASINFVTAHDGFTLRDLVSYNEKHNEANGEDNNDGESHNRSSNMGVEGPTDDPAVLKRRAQQQRNFIATLLLSQGVPMLLHGDELGRTQGGNNNGYAQDNEITWVDWSSVDHPLIEFTAALARLRKQHPTFRRSRFFDGRPVKMEEGAPIPDVVWLRPDGSLMQPEDWDSGFGRAVGVFLNGQGIRERDRRGESISDDHFLVLFNAGDEPVDFVLPAFEYAPEWDAYVDTAGERANTEPLNPGQTLPLEPKSLIVLREHHLPEPEVDHSVAASLTAQIQVVGADDLPGQAPKPEL encoded by the coding sequence GTGAGCGACGTGCAGCAGCTATGGCCAGGATCCAGCTATCCCCTCGGGGCCACCTACGACGGTAACGGGACGAATTTCGCCCTCTTCAGCGAGGGGGCGGAGAAGGTCGAGCTGTGCCTGTTCGACGAGGACGGGACGGAGACGCGCTTCGAACTGATCGACGTCGACGCGTTCGTCTGGCACGCCTATCTCCCCAACATCCTCCCCGGGCAGCGGTACGGCTACCGCGTCTACGGCGAGTACGCCCCCGCAGAGGGCAAGCGGTTCAACCCGAGCAAGCTGCTGCTCGATCCCTACGCCAAGGCCGTCGAGGGCCAGATCGACTGGGGCCAGCCCGTCTTCAGCTATGAGTTCGGCGACCCCGACTCGTTCAACGACGAGGACTCCGCCGCGCACATGATGAAGGGCGTGGTCGTCAACCCGTTCTTCGACTGGTCGGGCGATCGCCAGCCGAAGACCCCGTACGCCGAGACGTTCATCTACGAGGCGCACGTGAAGGGCCTGACCCAGCTGCATCCCGACGTGCCGGAAGAGCTGCGCGGCACGTACGCCGGCATCGCCCACCCGGCCGTGATCGACCACCTGCGCAAGCTCGGCGTCACCGCCATCGAGCTCATGCCGGTGCACCAGTTCGTCAACGACTCGACCCTCGAAGAGAAGGGCCTGTCGAACTACTGGGGCTACAACACCATCGCGTTCCTCGCCCCGCAGAACACCTACTCCTCGACCGGCGACCACGGCCAGCAGGTGCAGGAGTTCAAGGCCATGGTCAAGGCGCTGCACGCGGCCGGCATCGAGGTCATCCTCGACGTGGTCTACAACCACACCGCCGAGGGCAACCACATGGGCCCGACCCTGTCGATGCGCGGCATCGACAACGAGGCCTACTACCGCCTCGAAGACGACGACAAGCGGTACTACACCGACTACACCGGCACCGGCAACAGCATGAACGTGGGCAACCCCCACACGTTGCAGCTGATCATGGACTCGCTGCGCTACTGGGTGCTCGAAATGCACGTCGACGGCTTCCGCTTCGACCTCGCCTCGACCCTCGCCCGCGAGTTCTACGAGGTGGACCGCCTCGCGGCCTTCTTCGAGCTCGTCCAGCAGGACCCGATCGTCTCGCAGGTCAAGCTCATCGCCGAGCCGTGGGACGTCGGCCCCGGCGGGTACCAGGTCGGCAACTTCCCGCCCCAGTGGACGGAGTGGAACGGCAAGTACCGCGACACGGTCCGCGACTTCTGGCGCGGCGAGCCGCAGGCGCTCGCGGAGTTCGCGTCGCGTCTCACCGGCTCGGCGGATCTGTACGAGCACTCGGGGCGATTCCCGGTGGCATCCATCAACTTCGTCACCGCCCACGACGGTTTCACGCTCCGCGACCTCGTCTCGTACAACGAGAAGCACAACGAGGCCAACGGCGAGGACAACAACGACGGCGAATCGCACAACCGCTCGAGCAACATGGGCGTCGAGGGTCCCACCGACGACCCCGCGGTGCTGAAGCGCCGGGCGCAGCAGCAGCGCAACTTCATCGCGACGCTCCTGCTCAGCCAGGGCGTGCCGATGCTGCTGCACGGTGATGAGCTCGGCCGCACGCAGGGCGGAAACAACAACGGCTACGCGCAGGACAACGAGATCACGTGGGTGGACTGGTCGAGCGTCGACCACCCGCTCATCGAGTTCACCGCGGCCCTCGCGCGGCTGCGCAAGCAGCACCCCACCTTCCGCCGCAGCCGCTTCTTCGACGGTCGCCCGGTCAAGATGGAGGAGGGTGCGCCGATCCCCGACGTGGTGTGGCTGCGCCCCGACGGCTCCCTCATGCAGCCCGAGGACTGGGACAGCGGGTTCGGGCGAGCCGTCGGCGTGTTCCTCAACGGCCAGGGGATCCGCGAGCGCGACCGTCGTGGCGAGTCGATCAGCGACGACCACTTCCTCGTGCTGTTCAACGCCGGTGACGAGCCGGTGGACTTCGTCCTGCCGGCCTTCGAGTACGCGCCCGAGTGGGACGCGTACGTCGATACTGCCGGGGAGCGCGCGAACACCGAACCGCTGAACCCGGGGCAGACGCTGCCGCTCGAGCCGAAGTCGCTCATCGTGCTGCGCGAGCACCACCTGCCCGAGCCCGAGGTCGATCACTCGGTCGCGGCCTCCCTCACCGCGCAGATCCAGGTGGTCGGGGCCGACGACCTGCCCGGCCAGGCGCCCAAGCCGGAGCTGTGA
- a CDS encoding DUF3072 domain-containing protein — protein sequence MSDSSREEETLGAARESDNPAEKDPSDWVTGDEPMTAPQRSYLDTLAREAGEEIPADLTKAEASEQIDRLQSATGRDSA from the coding sequence ATGAGCGATTCCTCCCGTGAAGAAGAGACCCTGGGTGCCGCCCGCGAGAGCGACAACCCCGCCGAGAAGGACCCGTCGGACTGGGTCACCGGCGACGAGCCGATGACCGCGCCGCAGCGCAGCTACCTCGACACCCTGGCGCGCGAAGCCGGAGAAGAGATCCCCGCCGACCTCACCAAGGCCGAGGCGTCCGAGCAGATCGACCGTCTGCAGTCGGCCACGGGTCGAGACTCGGCCTGA
- a CDS encoding MarR family winged helix-turn-helix transcriptional regulator, whose product MRRTATADDVVKALSDLTDSSAISERAALQSLGIGPNDAKVLRFLLERSEDDDPVTPRLLAEMLGISSAATTTLIDRLAEAGWVEREPYPGDRRSIVVRATIDPESPARRVLSVRRASVAEAASKLGAAERRIVADFLDDIARVEKQHVDRIASADSASRSN is encoded by the coding sequence ATGCGGCGCACGGCCACGGCAGATGACGTGGTGAAGGCCCTCAGCGACCTCACCGACTCGAGCGCGATCTCGGAGCGCGCCGCCCTGCAGTCCCTGGGCATCGGCCCCAACGATGCGAAGGTGCTGCGTTTCCTCCTCGAGCGCAGCGAAGACGACGACCCGGTGACTCCCCGCCTGCTCGCTGAGATGCTCGGGATCTCGTCCGCGGCGACCACCACGCTCATCGACCGACTCGCGGAAGCGGGATGGGTCGAGCGAGAGCCGTACCCGGGCGACCGGCGGTCGATCGTCGTGCGCGCGACCATCGACCCGGAGTCGCCGGCACGTCGGGTGCTCTCCGTCCGCCGAGCCTCGGTCGCCGAGGCCGCGTCGAAGCTCGGCGCCGCCGAGCGTCGCATCGTGGCCGACTTCCTCGACGACATCGCGCGCGTCGAGAAGCAGCACGTCGACCGCATCGCGTCGGCCGACAGCGCGTCCCGCTCGAACTGA
- a CDS encoding alpha/beta fold hydrolase: MTNDPPPADVQVETYRRGSARTRVTRVSTGADTGRAFVLVAGIGVASSYFEFLAPLLASEGEVYALDLPGFAGVPASGDQPTAAFFADQVEGVLDHYGLRDPVLIGHSMGTQVVTEVLTRRELSHAVLVSPVVDEGEARVGVQAVRFAQSTARESMHIALLAVSAYLLCGFLYFFEALPHMLRYRISDRIVEARASLLLIRGEHDRPSPRRLHSRLVARARSARRWEIEGAAHCVVNSHAVGVARLTMRHVRDELAAKGRMPAAEAAVPPAQHADVRMVLGAMASRLAEWISAARKDESGVERAKAQHTRVLWEAYRPRR; the protein is encoded by the coding sequence ATGACGAACGACCCCCCTCCCGCCGACGTCCAGGTCGAGACCTACCGACGCGGATCGGCGCGCACGCGTGTGACGCGGGTGTCCACGGGGGCGGACACCGGACGCGCCTTCGTCCTCGTCGCCGGAATCGGGGTCGCGTCGAGCTACTTCGAGTTCCTCGCGCCGCTGTTGGCGTCCGAGGGCGAGGTGTACGCGCTCGACCTTCCCGGTTTCGCCGGGGTCCCGGCATCCGGAGATCAACCGACGGCCGCATTCTTCGCCGACCAGGTCGAGGGGGTGCTCGACCACTACGGTCTGCGCGACCCCGTGCTCATCGGCCATTCGATGGGGACGCAGGTCGTCACGGAGGTCCTCACGCGTCGGGAGCTCTCGCACGCGGTCCTGGTGAGCCCCGTCGTCGATGAGGGGGAGGCACGGGTGGGTGTGCAGGCTGTCCGGTTCGCGCAGTCCACCGCGCGCGAATCGATGCACATCGCCCTGCTGGCCGTCTCGGCGTACCTGCTGTGCGGATTCCTCTACTTCTTCGAGGCGCTGCCGCACATGCTGCGATACCGGATCTCGGATCGCATCGTCGAGGCACGGGCGAGCCTGCTGCTCATCCGCGGCGAGCACGACCGCCCCTCGCCGCGTCGCCTCCACTCGCGGCTCGTGGCCCGCGCGCGCTCCGCCCGTCGGTGGGAGATCGAGGGCGCCGCGCACTGCGTCGTCAACAGTCACGCCGTCGGCGTCGCGCGCCTCACGATGCGGCACGTCCGCGACGAACTCGCCGCGAAGGGCCGGATGCCGGCCGCCGAGGCCGCGGTCCCTCCCGCGCAGCACGCGGACGTGCGGATGGTGCTCGGGGCGATGGCGAGCCGTCTCGCGGAGTGGATCAGCGCGGCACGAAAGGACGAGTCGGGCGTGGAACGCGCGAAGGCGCAGCACACGCGCGTCCTCTGGGAGGCGTACCGGCCCCGCCGCTAG
- a CDS encoding MarR family winged helix-turn-helix transcriptional regulator, protein MEDGSQSSRYWYGATEEDRRRRAVEVLQAFRVYRAAEVAMRRRTREAMSMGETDLLVLRYLLRAAGQERHVTPAELTRYLGVSTASTTAIIDRLERSGHVTRVPHPTDRRSIRIVSTAASDEEVRATLGSMHTRMMAAVSDMTPEECDIVIACLGRLQDAVDQVDPVEETAH, encoded by the coding sequence GTGGAAGACGGCTCGCAGTCGTCGCGCTACTGGTATGGCGCGACCGAGGAAGATCGTCGGCGTCGTGCCGTCGAGGTCCTTCAGGCCTTCCGCGTGTACCGCGCCGCCGAGGTCGCCATGCGCCGCCGTACGCGCGAGGCGATGTCGATGGGCGAGACCGACCTCCTGGTCCTGCGCTACCTCTTGCGCGCGGCCGGACAGGAGCGTCACGTGACGCCGGCGGAGCTCACGCGCTACCTCGGGGTGTCGACCGCCTCCACCACGGCGATCATCGACCGTCTCGAGCGGTCCGGCCACGTCACGCGCGTCCCGCACCCCACGGATCGTCGCAGCATCCGCATCGTCTCCACCGCGGCCAGCGACGAAGAGGTGCGCGCGACGCTCGGCTCGATGCACACGCGCATGATGGCGGCCGTGTCCGACATGACACCCGAGGAGTGCGACATCGTCATCGCCTGCCTCGGACGCCTACAGGATGCCGTGGACCAGGTCGACCCCGTCGAGGAGACCGCTCACTGA
- a CDS encoding aminotransferase class III-fold pyridoxal phosphate-dependent enzyme, whose translation MTSFDYFAHGELPTPTLPTDEARALMREVYGVDVDLRSLGSQQDQNFLVAPAAGGEPLGVLKISNPVFSESEIEMQDAAAAVVARAEPSLRIPRIVDGPRGPMSGWWETSQGRLHARVISFVSGRTLTGSGYLSPRVVERLGELSAAVSVALAHETHPASGRVLQWDLRHAERAIAEISETEPDADVRAFTAEATARALAALAPVADALPRQLGHYDVTDDNVLRPDGIQTLPDAVIDFGDVIDSWAVGEIAVTVSSVLHHAGGSYRTALPAIAAFDRRRPLSDEEITALWPLVVLRGVVLVLSGRQQVRLDEANDYASGALDREFSILRRATAVPIEVATARIRHALGRPAAAHPEWTGAALLPEPDRAVILDAGTLSPLADEGAWLEDDAVERAAQRLLDERAEVVVLPALRPVLLGAPSRTPNAPATVPTAAAVWFAQPTSLQVPEGLSVRQGEAELDGEAPARARIDVLFTTLDPAEVPATIPAADLPGWRAVVGDATRALGVDAPVEVEDDLLDLLDRREAVVAEVQEHYYARPPRIERGWREYLVDVDGRVYLDMVNNVASVGHAHPRIAAAVARQTRLLNTNSRFHYAAITRYAERLASTLPDELDTVFFVNSGSEAVDLAIRLAMAATERRDVVAMAEAYHGWTYASDAVSTSIADNPNALETRPDWVHTVDAANSYRGRHRGADAAAYAPEAVARLRALAAEGHAPAAFLSETFYGNAGGVALPDGYLREVYATVRELGGLAVADEVQVGFGRLGSWFWGFHQQGVVPDIVAVAKSIGAGFPLGAVITRREIADRYRTQGYFFSSTGGSPLSSVVGTAVLDIIDEEQLQENARIVGGHLKARLAALGDRHPIVGTVHGSGLYLGLEFVRDRETLAPATEETAAICDRLLELGVIMQPTGDHQNVLKIKPPLCVTQDSADYFVDMLDRVLSTGY comes from the coding sequence ATGACCTCGTTCGATTACTTCGCTCACGGCGAGCTGCCGACCCCCACCCTCCCCACCGACGAGGCTCGCGCGCTGATGCGCGAGGTCTACGGGGTCGACGTCGACCTGCGTTCGCTCGGAAGCCAGCAGGACCAGAACTTCCTCGTCGCTCCGGCCGCGGGCGGCGAACCGCTCGGCGTGCTGAAGATCAGCAACCCCGTGTTCAGCGAGTCCGAGATCGAGATGCAGGATGCCGCGGCGGCGGTGGTCGCGCGCGCCGAACCGTCCCTGCGGATCCCGCGGATCGTCGACGGCCCCCGCGGACCGATGTCCGGCTGGTGGGAGACCTCGCAGGGGCGCCTGCACGCGCGCGTCATCTCGTTCGTGTCGGGGAGGACGCTGACGGGATCGGGCTACCTGTCGCCCCGGGTCGTCGAGCGTCTCGGCGAACTGTCGGCCGCCGTGAGCGTGGCTCTGGCGCACGAGACGCACCCCGCCTCGGGGCGTGTCCTGCAGTGGGACCTCCGCCACGCCGAACGCGCGATCGCCGAGATCTCCGAGACCGAGCCGGACGCCGACGTCCGCGCGTTCACCGCGGAGGCCACCGCCCGCGCGCTCGCCGCGCTCGCGCCGGTCGCCGACGCGCTCCCGCGGCAGCTCGGGCACTACGACGTCACCGATGACAACGTGCTTCGCCCCGATGGCATCCAGACCCTTCCGGATGCCGTCATCGACTTCGGCGACGTGATCGACTCGTGGGCGGTCGGCGAGATCGCCGTGACCGTCTCCTCGGTGCTGCACCACGCCGGGGGCTCCTACCGCACCGCGCTCCCCGCGATCGCGGCCTTCGACCGTCGTCGTCCGCTCTCCGACGAGGAGATCACCGCGCTCTGGCCGCTCGTCGTGCTGCGCGGGGTCGTCCTCGTCTTGAGTGGTCGCCAACAGGTGCGGCTCGACGAGGCGAACGACTACGCCAGCGGGGCGCTCGACCGCGAGTTCTCGATCCTCCGCCGGGCGACCGCGGTGCCCATCGAGGTCGCGACCGCGCGCATCCGGCACGCCCTCGGACGCCCCGCCGCGGCGCACCCCGAGTGGACCGGCGCCGCGCTGCTGCCCGAGCCCGACCGGGCGGTGATCCTGGATGCTGGGACCCTGTCGCCGCTCGCCGACGAGGGCGCGTGGCTCGAGGACGACGCCGTCGAACGGGCCGCGCAGCGCCTGCTCGACGAGCGGGCCGAGGTGGTCGTCCTTCCGGCGCTGCGCCCCGTGCTGCTGGGAGCACCGTCGCGCACGCCGAACGCGCCGGCCACCGTGCCGACCGCCGCCGCCGTGTGGTTCGCGCAGCCCACGTCGCTGCAGGTCCCGGAGGGGCTGAGCGTGCGGCAGGGCGAGGCGGAGCTCGACGGCGAGGCTCCCGCCCGGGCCCGCATCGACGTGCTGTTCACGACGCTCGACCCGGCCGAGGTGCCCGCGACGATCCCGGCCGCCGACCTGCCCGGGTGGCGCGCCGTCGTCGGTGACGCCACGCGCGCGCTCGGCGTCGACGCTCCCGTTGAGGTCGAGGACGACCTCCTCGACCTGCTCGACCGCCGTGAAGCGGTCGTCGCCGAGGTCCAGGAGCACTACTACGCCCGCCCGCCCCGCATCGAGCGCGGGTGGCGCGAGTACCTCGTCGACGTCGACGGTCGCGTCTACCTCGACATGGTCAACAACGTCGCCTCGGTGGGCCACGCGCACCCTCGCATCGCCGCCGCCGTCGCCCGTCAGACGCGCCTGCTCAACACGAACTCGCGCTTCCACTACGCCGCCATCACGCGCTACGCCGAGCGTCTGGCATCCACCCTCCCCGACGAGCTCGACACGGTGTTCTTCGTCAACTCCGGGTCGGAGGCCGTCGATCTGGCGATCCGCCTCGCGATGGCCGCGACCGAACGTCGCGATGTCGTCGCGATGGCCGAGGCGTACCACGGCTGGACCTACGCGAGCGACGCCGTGTCCACCTCGATCGCCGACAACCCGAACGCCCTCGAGACGCGTCCCGACTGGGTGCACACCGTCGATGCGGCCAACTCGTACCGCGGTCGTCACCGGGGTGCGGATGCCGCGGCCTACGCGCCCGAGGCCGTCGCGCGCCTGCGCGCGCTCGCCGCGGAGGGGCATGCGCCCGCCGCGTTCCTCAGCGAGACGTTCTACGGCAACGCCGGCGGCGTCGCCCTGCCGGACGGGTACCTGAGAGAGGTGTACGCCACGGTGCGCGAGCTCGGCGGTCTCGCCGTCGCGGACGAGGTGCAGGTGGGCTTCGGCCGCCTCGGCTCCTGGTTCTGGGGCTTCCACCAGCAGGGGGTCGTCCCGGACATCGTCGCGGTGGCGAAGTCGATCGGCGCGGGATTCCCTCTCGGCGCGGTCATCACGCGCCGAGAGATCGCGGACCGCTACCGCACCCAGGGCTACTTCTTCTCCTCCACGGGCGGGTCACCCCTGTCCTCCGTCGTCGGCACGGCCGTGCTCGACATCATCGACGAGGAGCAGCTGCAGGAGAACGCGCGGATCGTCGGTGGTCACCTCAAGGCGCGTCTCGCCGCCCTCGGGGATCGGCATCCGATCGTCGGCACGGTCCACGGGTCGGGGCTCTACCTGGGCCTGGAGTTCGTGCGCGACCGCGAGACCCTCGCCCCCGCGACCGAGGAGACCGCCGCGATCTGCGACCGTCTCCTCGAGCTCGGCGTGATCATGCAGCCCACCGGAGACCACCAGAACGTGCTGAAGATCAAGCCGCCGCTGTGCGTGACGCAGGACTCGGCCGACTACTTCGTCGACATGCTCGACCGGGTGCTGTCGACGGGGTATTGA
- a CDS encoding FUSC family protein codes for MRLSPSLDPRRWWTDAITADRLLLAAKTAAAAALAWYLAPFVPLAQSEYSYYAPLGVLVSMYPTVARSASSGVQAVVGLALGIGLGLGSLAVVGTGVPRIVAVAIVILIGVLLAGVRALGVGRDWVAIAGLFVLLLGGADPDGYSSSYLITMAFGVLVGVVVNLVVVPPLRIKRADDRLGQLRDELGEALRRIADSLAGHTFDPDAADTATAGLMGTLADVREEVELADESRRYNPRGRRLQAPRDLNRRRLDALTGTADATRELSASLSRLTAGPDVETRIPDDARRALAGAIEAASHLVTTPPEPTATTEQLRQAERALTDYTDHLRTLAAQEEPLDAWEAAVSLRRVIAACGPFSDPDADTATR; via the coding sequence ATGAGACTCTCCCCCTCGCTGGATCCGCGGCGGTGGTGGACCGACGCGATCACCGCCGACCGTCTCCTGCTCGCCGCCAAGACCGCCGCGGCTGCCGCCCTGGCCTGGTACCTCGCGCCCTTCGTGCCTCTCGCGCAGAGCGAGTACTCGTACTACGCCCCGCTCGGCGTGCTGGTGAGCATGTACCCGACCGTGGCGCGGTCCGCGTCGAGCGGCGTGCAGGCCGTGGTCGGCCTCGCCCTGGGCATCGGTCTCGGCCTCGGGAGCCTCGCGGTGGTGGGTACAGGTGTCCCGCGCATCGTCGCAGTCGCGATCGTCATCCTGATCGGTGTCCTGCTCGCGGGGGTCCGCGCGCTCGGCGTCGGCCGGGACTGGGTGGCGATCGCGGGACTCTTCGTCCTGCTCCTCGGCGGCGCCGACCCCGACGGCTACTCGTCGTCGTACCTCATCACGATGGCGTTCGGCGTGCTGGTCGGGGTGGTGGTGAACCTCGTCGTGGTTCCCCCGCTGCGGATCAAGCGGGCCGACGATCGGCTCGGGCAGCTCCGCGACGAGCTCGGCGAGGCGCTGCGCCGTATCGCGGACTCGCTGGCCGGTCACACCTTCGATCCGGATGCCGCCGACACCGCGACCGCGGGGCTCATGGGCACGCTGGCCGACGTGCGCGAGGAGGTCGAGCTCGCCGACGAGAGCCGTCGCTACAACCCCCGCGGGCGGCGCCTGCAGGCACCGCGCGACCTCAATCGCCGGCGGCTGGACGCCCTGACCGGAACCGCGGATGCGACGCGCGAGCTGTCGGCATCCCTCTCCCGCCTGACCGCCGGGCCCGACGTCGAGACACGCATCCCCGACGACGCCCGTCGCGCCCTCGCCGGAGCGATCGAGGCGGCGTCGCACCTCGTCACCACTCCCCCGGAGCCGACGGCGACGACGGAGCAGCTGCGGCAGGCCGAGCGGGCACTGACCGACTACACCGACCACCTGCGCACCCTCGCCGCGCAGGAGGAGCCCCTCGACGCGTGGGAAGCGGCGGTGAGTCTGCGGCGCGTGATCGCGGCCTGCGGACCGTTCTCGGATCCGGATGCCGACACGGCGACGCGGTGA
- a CDS encoding APC family permease — translation MTSSDTSLRRVMGVPSLVIFGLAYMVPLTVFTTYGLVAVTTGGHVPTAYLVTLVAMLFTAFSYAALVKAFPRAGSAYTYARRAFGGHVGFLTGWSLMIDYLLLPLINYVLMGIYLNAQLPGIPPWVFALAGVLLITGLNIVGITVVRNANLVLVGLQLVFAAVFVVCAVLHTLQNPGVSLLQPLYDAGLTFPGLLAGAAMLALSFLGFDAISTLSEEARDPQRTVPRAIILTTIIGGLIFTVIAYVSTLVIPNVADIENPDAAANQIMEVTAGRWLELFFLIAYIAGCIAAALASQASVARILFAMGRDGVLPRFFARLSKRYRTPIGAAIFVGVVSLAALFADLNTVASLISFGALAAFSLVNLSVIKHFLIDQRLRGGAAVFRYGVLPALGFALTAWLWFSLSPLALTVGLVWIGVGVVWLAVLTRGFRRRPPEVEFDDEAETPERIPA, via the coding sequence GTGACCTCCTCCGACACCTCGCTGCGGCGAGTCATGGGAGTCCCCTCCCTCGTCATCTTCGGTCTCGCCTACATGGTGCCCTTGACCGTCTTCACCACGTACGGCCTCGTCGCCGTCACCACCGGCGGCCACGTGCCGACGGCCTACCTCGTCACCCTCGTGGCGATGCTGTTCACCGCCTTCAGCTACGCCGCCCTCGTGAAGGCGTTCCCCCGCGCGGGCAGCGCCTACACCTACGCGCGTCGCGCGTTCGGCGGGCACGTCGGCTTCCTCACCGGGTGGTCGCTCATGATCGATTACCTGCTGCTCCCGCTCATCAACTACGTGCTGATGGGGATCTACCTCAACGCCCAGCTGCCCGGCATCCCGCCGTGGGTCTTCGCCCTCGCCGGCGTACTGCTGATCACCGGGCTGAACATCGTGGGCATCACGGTGGTGCGCAACGCCAACCTCGTGCTGGTGGGTCTGCAGCTCGTGTTCGCCGCGGTGTTCGTCGTGTGCGCCGTGCTCCACACCCTGCAGAACCCCGGTGTCTCGCTGCTGCAGCCGCTCTACGACGCCGGGCTCACGTTCCCGGGCCTGCTCGCGGGTGCCGCGATGCTCGCGCTGTCGTTCCTCGGCTTCGACGCCATCTCGACCCTGTCCGAGGAGGCTCGTGACCCCCAGCGCACGGTCCCGCGGGCGATCATCCTCACCACGATCATCGGCGGACTCATCTTCACCGTCATCGCGTACGTGTCGACCCTCGTCATCCCGAACGTCGCCGACATCGAGAACCCGGATGCCGCCGCCAACCAGATCATGGAGGTCACCGCCGGTCGCTGGCTCGAGTTGTTCTTCCTCATCGCCTACATCGCCGGCTGCATCGCCGCCGCCCTCGCCTCGCAGGCGAGCGTCGCGCGCATCCTGTTCGCGATGGGACGCGACGGGGTGCTCCCGCGCTTCTTCGCCCGCCTCAGCAAGCGCTACCGGACGCCGATCGGCGCGGCGATCTTCGTCGGCGTGGTCTCGCTCGCCGCGCTCTTCGCCGACCTGAACACCGTGGCCTCGCTCATCAGCTTCGGCGCCCTGGCCGCGTTCTCGCTCGTCAACCTCTCGGTGATCAAGCACTTCCTCATCGACCAGCGGCTCCGCGGCGGTGCCGCGGTCTTCCGCTACGGCGTGCTCCCCGCCCTCGGCTTCGCGCTCACCGCCTGGCTGTGGTTCAGCCTGTCGCCGCTGGCCCTCACGGTCGGACTCGTCTGGATCGGCGTGGGCGTCGTGTGGCTCGCGGTCCTCACGCGCGGGTTCCGTCGCCGCCCGCCCGAGGTCGAGTTCGACGACGAGGCCGAGACGCCCGAGCGCATCCCCGCGTGA